The genomic window agcaagggattcgctcgatcatccttcctgctcagactgtggggtgcgattcactcgatcatctgactAACTGGCACGTCTTTCATTTTACACGAGGGatcccattcatctgctcagaaagTGGGAATTAATTCAGTCTGTCATTTCAACTGacggtacatcagcaagttcacactgggcaaggccattcacctgttctgtgtatGAGAAGGGATGcagtcagtcatcccacctgtggacacatcagtcagttcactctGGGCTGAGTCTGGTCatttgctgaatttgtggggaaggattcagttggtcatctgacctaatgtctcaccagcgagttcacaacAGGGAGCggtcgttcacctgctcagactgtgggaaaggattcagttacTCATCTaagctgaaggtacatcagcgagatcACACTAGCGAGAGGCCGtacacctgctcggactgtgggaatggattcactcagtcatctaccctacagagtcaccaacaagttcacactggggagaagccattcacctgctcagactgtgggaagggattcactcagtcatccactctACAGAgtcatcaacgagttcacacttgGGAGAAACTATTCATCTgcccagactgtgggaaggaattcactttATTAtctcacctacagagacaccaatcAGTACACACTGGAAAGAGGCCATtctcttgctcagtctgtgggaaaacattcactcagtcatcctacctacagagtcaccaatgagttcacactggtgagaagctgttcacctgctcagactgtgggaaaggattcacttggtcatctgatctactgagacaccagcgatttcacac from Hypanus sabinus isolate sHypSab1 chromosome 18, sHypSab1.hap1, whole genome shotgun sequence includes these protein-coding regions:
- the LOC132407307 gene encoding zinc finger protein 664-like, with protein sequence MSHQRVHNRERSFTCSDCGKGFSYSSKLKVHQRDHTSERPYTCSDCGNGFTQSSTLQSHQQVHTGEKPFTCSDCGKGFTQSSTLQSHQRVHTWEKLFICPDCGKEFTLLSHLQRHQSVHTGKRPFSCSVCGKTFTQSSYLQSHQ